A window of Scomber scombrus chromosome 23, fScoSco1.1, whole genome shotgun sequence contains these coding sequences:
- the LOC134005992 gene encoding uncharacterized protein LOC134005992 isoform X2 has translation MKLLLSSLLLASLCDLSSWSVSSTGTLVVTQTPHVSVMEGDPVNIDCCWTGTFERLKVNWLKNQTEIKNETIISTNTSKGSPQKENQTCSTLTFTNITRNDSDIYFCKVSVEIPSLIEAKGNGTVITVLDRGNKTDNKDEDSSAAGKKPSPTMIIALAVVCPILFLTLVSFCIIRRKRAIAARVIYEVPHIDSEVADVDKHSTTSSRGSTQWCQVPVYESIDYFEQTERKQSE, from the exons ATGAAGCTGCTACTGAGCAGTCTGCTTCTCGCCTCGCTCTGTGATCTCTCATCTTGGA GTGTTTCTTCAACAGGCACACTTGTTGTGACCCAGACTCCTCATGTCTCTGTCATGGAGGGAGACCCAGTAAACATTGACTGCTGCTGGACAGGAACGTTTGAAAGATTGAAAGTTAATTGGCtgaaaaatcaaacagaaattaaaaatgaaaccatCATCTCAACAAATACATCTAAAGGATCTCCGCAGAAGGAAAACCAAACCTGTTCAACCTTGACCTTTACAAATATCACAAGAAATGATTCAGACATATACTTCTGCAAGGTGTCTGTAGAGATACCATCTCTCATTGAGGCTAAAGGAAATGGTACTGTCATCACAGTTCTGGACAGAGGCAACAAAACGGACAACAAAGATGAAG ACTCCTCAGCAGCGGGAAAAAAACCTTCACCTACCATGATCATTGCGTTGGCTGTAGTGTGTCCAATCCTGTTCCTCACTCTCGTCTCTTTCTGCATTATTCGAAGGAAACGAG CGATAGCAGCCAGAGTGATCTACGAGGTTCCACATATTGACTCTGAAGTGGCAGATGTGGACAAACACAGCACCACCTCCTCCAGAGGCTCCACTCAGTGG tgtCAGGTGCCAGTGTATGAATCCATCGATTACTTTGAGCAGACGGAGAGGAAACAAAGTGAATGA
- the LOC134005992 gene encoding uncharacterized protein LOC134005992 isoform X1, whose translation MKLLLSSLLLASLCDLSSWSVSSTGTLVVTQTPHVSVMEGDPVNIDCCWTGTFERLKVNWLKNQTEIKNETIISTNTSKGSPQKENQTCSTLTFTNITRNDSDIYFCKVSVEIPSLIEAKGNGTVITVLDRGNKTDNKDEDSSAAGKKPSPTMIIALAVVCPILFLTLVSFCIIRRKRAIAARVIYEVPHIDSEVADVDKHSTTSSRGSTQWVSPLPNMRKNINAAVTNSHALGSPFVFFFLLW comes from the exons ATGAAGCTGCTACTGAGCAGTCTGCTTCTCGCCTCGCTCTGTGATCTCTCATCTTGGA GTGTTTCTTCAACAGGCACACTTGTTGTGACCCAGACTCCTCATGTCTCTGTCATGGAGGGAGACCCAGTAAACATTGACTGCTGCTGGACAGGAACGTTTGAAAGATTGAAAGTTAATTGGCtgaaaaatcaaacagaaattaaaaatgaaaccatCATCTCAACAAATACATCTAAAGGATCTCCGCAGAAGGAAAACCAAACCTGTTCAACCTTGACCTTTACAAATATCACAAGAAATGATTCAGACATATACTTCTGCAAGGTGTCTGTAGAGATACCATCTCTCATTGAGGCTAAAGGAAATGGTACTGTCATCACAGTTCTGGACAGAGGCAACAAAACGGACAACAAAGATGAAG ACTCCTCAGCAGCGGGAAAAAAACCTTCACCTACCATGATCATTGCGTTGGCTGTAGTGTGTCCAATCCTGTTCCTCACTCTCGTCTCTTTCTGCATTATTCGAAGGAAACGAG CGATAGCAGCCAGAGTGATCTACGAGGTTCCACATATTGACTCTGAAGTGGCAGATGTGGACAAACACAGCACCACCTCCTCCAGAGGCTCCACTCAGTGGGTAAGTCCCTTACCAAACatgagaaaaaatattaatgcGGCGGTAACCAACAGTCATGCTCTTGGTTccccttttgttttcttttttttactgtggtgA